DNA from Halodesulfovibrio sp.:
GTCTGCATGCACCTGTGTGGTGAAATTCTACGGGTAAGCCTCGCTACAACACATCCTCCTTTGCGTGATGTGCCGGATATGATTACTGAAGAGCGACTGCTGCGTACATTCCGGTTAACCGATGAGTTCATGAAACAAATTGGACATGGTGAGCGACCAATTGCAGTGTGCGGGTTGAATCCACATGCAGGAGAATCTGGTAAAATTGGTACGGAAGATCAGGAAATTGTTATTCCCACTGTCAAAAAGGCTCAGGAAATGGGAATGAACATAGAAGGACCTTTCCCTGCTGATACCCTGTTCCATAAAGCAGCGCGTGGTGTGTATTCTGCTGTTGTGGCAATGTACCACGATCAAGGGCTTGCTCCGCTTAAATTACTTCATTTTTCAGAAGCAGTGAACGTAACACTCGGCTTGCCGTTTGTGAGAACTTCCGTCGATCATGGCACGGGCTTTGATATTGTCGGAAAAGATATCGCGCTTACCAATAGCTTTAGAGAAGCTGTGCGGCTTGCTATTTTGATGCTGGAAGGCGACGAGCTGTAATCCATTTTTTGTAGTAGAATTATATGAGCAGGCAA
Protein-coding regions in this window:
- the pdxA gene encoding 4-hydroxythreonine-4-phosphate dehydrogenase PdxA — its product is MPKKTLLITLGDANGLGPELACRLFGEDIFIAAKRPIIMIGSAASLLVHAERLGMDPFWETIESPRDITSKAYGVYLYEPASIRDIPVTVGEVTKEGGFIAGESLQAACQCITDGIATGMVTLPLHKAMLQEAGFDFPGHTEFLARYAGLKDDEVCMHLCGEILRVSLATTHPPLRDVPDMITEERLLRTFRLTDEFMKQIGHGERPIAVCGLNPHAGESGKIGTEDQEIVIPTVKKAQEMGMNIEGPFPADTLFHKAARGVYSAVVAMYHDQGLAPLKLLHFSEAVNVTLGLPFVRTSVDHGTGFDIVGKDIALTNSFREAVRLAILMLEGDEL